In Pseudonocardia sp. C8, one genomic interval encodes:
- a CDS encoding AMP-binding protein, with translation MRSEPSYASGPSDTPLLGDTIGGRLERTVAEFGDHDALVDVPTGRRWTYRDLDSAVNRLATGLLRLGVRKGDRVAVWAPNVPEWVLLQYATAKVGAILVTVNPAYRSHELKFVLAHAGVSVLVAVQEFKTSDYASMIDEVRHDVPDLREVVLIGSPEWEALDRGVVDVEAVAERMATLDRDDPINIQFTSGTTGFPKGATLSHHNILNNGFLVTEVQRFTEDDRLCVQVPFYHCFGMVMGNLGSMAHGSCVVIPAPSFDPGATLRAVEAERCTALYGVPTMFIGILEHPGFPEADLASLRTGIMSGSPCPVEYMKRVVAEMHMDQITISYGMTETSPVSTHTRVEASIERRTSTVGTPQPHVEIKIVDPGTGLTVPRGETGELCARGYLVMRGYWEQPDKTAEVIDDAGWMHTGDLAVMDDEDYVNIVGRLKDMVIRGGENIYPREIEEFLYSHPDIADVQVIGVPDARYGEELCAWIRMRPERSPITAPILRDFCAGRLAHFKIPRYVIVTDEFPMTVTGKIRKIEMRDRSTRELGLDENLPTA, from the coding sequence GTGAGGTCCGAGCCGAGCTACGCGAGCGGGCCGTCGGACACTCCTCTCCTCGGTGACACCATCGGGGGGCGGTTGGAGCGCACCGTGGCCGAGTTCGGAGACCACGATGCGCTCGTGGACGTGCCGACCGGGCGGCGATGGACCTATCGCGATCTCGATTCGGCAGTGAACCGCCTCGCCACCGGCCTGCTCCGGCTCGGCGTCCGCAAGGGTGACCGGGTCGCGGTCTGGGCGCCGAACGTCCCCGAGTGGGTTCTGCTGCAGTACGCCACGGCGAAGGTCGGGGCCATCCTCGTCACCGTCAACCCCGCGTACCGGTCGCACGAGCTGAAGTTCGTGCTCGCGCACGCGGGGGTCTCCGTCCTGGTCGCGGTCCAGGAGTTCAAGACGTCCGATTACGCCTCGATGATCGACGAGGTCCGGCACGACGTTCCGGACCTGCGCGAGGTCGTGCTGATCGGAAGTCCGGAGTGGGAGGCGTTGGACCGCGGCGTCGTCGACGTGGAGGCCGTTGCCGAGCGGATGGCAACCCTGGACCGGGACGACCCGATCAACATCCAGTTCACCTCCGGCACCACGGGTTTCCCCAAGGGGGCGACCCTGTCGCATCACAACATCCTCAACAACGGCTTCCTCGTCACCGAGGTCCAGCGGTTCACCGAGGACGATCGCCTGTGTGTGCAGGTGCCCTTCTACCACTGCTTCGGCATGGTCATGGGGAACCTCGGATCCATGGCGCACGGCTCCTGCGTCGTGATCCCGGCGCCGTCGTTCGATCCCGGTGCAACCCTGCGAGCCGTCGAAGCGGAGCGGTGCACGGCACTCTACGGCGTCCCGACGATGTTCATCGGGATCCTCGAGCACCCGGGGTTCCCGGAGGCGGACCTGGCGAGCCTGCGGACGGGAATCATGTCCGGCTCGCCGTGTCCCGTCGAGTACATGAAGCGGGTCGTCGCCGAGATGCACATGGACCAGATCACGATCAGCTACGGCATGACGGAGACGTCGCCCGTCTCCACCCACACCCGGGTCGAGGCCTCGATCGAACGCCGCACGTCCACGGTCGGGACCCCCCAGCCCCACGTGGAGATCAAGATCGTCGATCCGGGTACGGGACTGACCGTGCCTCGCGGTGAGACCGGCGAACTCTGCGCTCGCGGCTACCTGGTGATGCGTGGGTACTGGGAGCAGCCCGACAAGACGGCCGAGGTCATCGACGACGCCGGCTGGATGCACACCGGCGACCTCGCCGTCATGGACGACGAGGACTACGTCAACATCGTCGGGCGCCTCAAGGACATGGTGATCCGGGGCGGGGAGAACATCTACCCGCGCGAGATCGAGGAGTTCCTCTACTCGCATCCGGATATCGCCGACGTGCAGGTGATCGGGGTTCCGGACGCCAGGTACGGCGAGGAACTGTGCGCGTGGATCCGGATGCGACCGGAGCGGTCCCCGATCACCGCGCCGATCCTCCGCGACTTCTGTGCGGGCCGGCTCGCGCACTTCAAGATCCCTCGGTACGTGATCGTCACGGACGAGTTCCCGATGACGGTGACCGGCAAGATCCGCAAGATCGAGATGCGGGACCGGAGCACGCGCGAACTCGGCCTCGACGAGAACCTCCCGACGGCGTGA
- a CDS encoding Zn-dependent alcohol dehydrogenase, with the protein MKTTAAVIHEAGRPLELVELDVAAPGEGEVLIRYTHAGLCHSDLHVMQGDMKGWLPLVLGHEGAGVVEDVGPGVTRVAPGDHVVCSFIPSCGHCHWCATGQQAICDMGANIMRGFLPGESWPLSGPAGRYGAMCMLGTFSQYGVIHQTSAVRIEPDLPLDKAALVGCGVPTGWGSAVNAADVRAGETVVVYGTGGIGINAVQGARHAGAVNVIAVDPVATKREAARQFGATHAVGTADEARELSSSLTRGVGAAKAIVTVGTMTSEVVSQAFDAVSKAGVVVLVALGDFDTRTIEVSGTVATLWKKTIRGSLFGDCNPTTDIPHLLGLYRTGDLELDGLVTRTYALDQVNQGYDDLLAGHNIRGLIVHEH; encoded by the coding sequence ATGAAGACGACCGCGGCGGTCATCCACGAGGCCGGAAGGCCGCTCGAGCTGGTCGAGCTCGATGTCGCGGCGCCGGGTGAGGGTGAGGTTCTCATCCGCTACACCCACGCCGGGCTCTGCCATTCCGACCTGCACGTCATGCAGGGCGACATGAAGGGCTGGTTGCCGCTCGTGCTCGGGCACGAGGGCGCCGGCGTCGTCGAGGACGTGGGCCCGGGCGTCACCCGGGTCGCTCCGGGCGACCACGTGGTCTGCTCGTTCATCCCGAGCTGCGGGCACTGCCATTGGTGCGCCACCGGGCAGCAGGCGATCTGCGACATGGGCGCCAACATCATGCGCGGCTTCCTCCCGGGTGAGAGCTGGCCGCTGTCGGGGCCTGCCGGGCGCTACGGGGCGATGTGCATGCTCGGAACCTTCAGCCAGTACGGCGTGATCCATCAGACCTCGGCGGTACGCATCGAGCCCGATCTGCCGCTGGACAAGGCCGCACTCGTCGGCTGCGGCGTGCCGACCGGGTGGGGTTCGGCGGTGAACGCCGCCGACGTCCGGGCCGGTGAGACCGTCGTCGTCTACGGCACGGGCGGGATCGGAATCAACGCCGTGCAGGGCGCCCGGCACGCGGGCGCGGTCAACGTCATCGCAGTGGATCCGGTGGCGACCAAGCGCGAGGCAGCCCGCCAGTTCGGTGCCACGCATGCGGTCGGGACCGCCGACGAGGCCCGCGAGCTGTCGTCGTCACTCACCCGCGGAGTGGGTGCAGCCAAGGCGATCGTGACGGTGGGGACGATGACCTCCGAGGTGGTCTCACAGGCGTTCGACGCGGTCAGCAAGGCCGGGGTGGTGGTCCTGGTCGCGCTGGGAGACTTCGACACCAGGACCATCGAGGTGTCCGGCACCGTCGCGACGCTGTGGAAGAAGACGATCCGCGGCAGCCTCTTCGGTGACTGCAACCCGACCACCGACATCCCGCACCTGCTCGGGCTCTACCGGACCGGTGACCTCGAGCTCGACGGCCTGGTGACCCGGACCTACGCCCTCGACCAGGTCAACCAGGGCTACGACGACCTGCTGGCCGGGCACAACATCCGCGGCCTGATCGTCCACGAGCACTGA
- a CDS encoding zinc ribbon domain-containing protein, whose protein sequence is MPLYDYACSCGARFEMMVPSWSSPAPGCPACGAATHRRPPSPAMHGRATPPAAMSTAPQSWEGVNNGDRDTITHWRRQMDARQEFESRHPEHKEHRDAVAAHEGSFERRPLTYKELASRAATTKDATTAAAEASRDRRTGPGSTSSAT, encoded by the coding sequence ATGCCGTTGTACGACTACGCGTGCTCCTGCGGGGCCCGCTTCGAGATGATGGTGCCGTCCTGGAGCTCCCCCGCTCCGGGCTGCCCGGCGTGCGGAGCGGCCACCCACCGCCGTCCCCCATCACCGGCGATGCACGGTCGCGCCACGCCTCCGGCGGCCATGTCCACCGCGCCGCAGTCGTGGGAGGGCGTCAACAACGGCGACCGGGACACGATCACGCACTGGCGACGTCAGATGGACGCTCGCCAGGAGTTCGAGTCCCGCCACCCCGAGCACAAGGAGCACCGGGATGCGGTCGCCGCGCACGAGGGAAGCTTCGAGCGCCGTCCGCTGACCTACAAGGAACTCGCGTCACGTGCCGCGACCACCAAGGACGCCACGACAGCGGCCGCGGAGGCCAGCCGGGATCGCCGCACGGGCCCCGGCTCCACGAGTTCCGCCACGTGA
- a CDS encoding class I adenylate-forming enzyme family protein, with translation MTTASRTPGRVPSRSTISNPEEATMSVYDQRPWLALYDEGVPANPVLPYDTGLDMFDAALGRAPHLPLIHYLDATLTVTDVDSLSAALAVGLADEFGVGRGDRVMIQVQNMPAFVLAMIASWRLGATLVPVNPMFRAAELDKLVSDSQPRVLIQLESLVHDLGAVADRHDVPIVSASELDFVGEWPDDLFPAVRRNRPAGVRDFGELLDCYAGRRPAEVELSADDVAFLVYTSGTTGPPKGAMNVHRGVVFSSENYRTWCTLTTDDVCLGIAPLFHVTGLIAHIGVSLLLPMPLVLGYRFHPVAIARLVQRYRATWVMGSITAYIALMNEPQVDDYDLTSLSKLWSGGQAVSAATVEQLEAKFGAYVHNLYGLTEVTSESHAVPATRRAPVDPRSGALSVGPPVSGYVVRVVDEEGADVPAGEVGELVMESDSVIPGYWRKPEETADAIPAGRLHTGDVGFMDADGWFYIVDRKKDLIVASGFKIWPREIEDVLYQHPDVREAGAVGVPDAYRGETVAAFVSLKSEAATTQEDLVEFCKERMAAFKYPRMLRIVDEIPKNPNGKILRRTLREYAAAADPT, from the coding sequence GTGACGACCGCCTCGCGTACACCCGGCCGGGTGCCGTCGCGATCGACGATTTCCAACCCAGAGGAGGCAACGATGTCGGTGTACGACCAGCGCCCGTGGCTCGCGCTGTACGACGAGGGGGTTCCGGCGAATCCGGTCCTGCCCTACGACACGGGACTGGACATGTTCGATGCGGCTCTCGGTCGTGCGCCGCACCTCCCACTCATCCACTACCTGGATGCGACGCTCACGGTCACCGACGTCGACTCCTTGTCGGCCGCGCTCGCCGTCGGGCTGGCCGACGAGTTCGGGGTCGGCCGCGGCGACCGGGTGATGATCCAGGTGCAGAACATGCCGGCCTTCGTGCTGGCGATGATCGCGTCGTGGCGTCTGGGTGCCACGCTGGTACCGGTGAACCCGATGTTCAGGGCCGCGGAGCTCGACAAGCTGGTGAGCGACTCGCAGCCACGGGTGCTCATCCAGCTCGAGTCGCTCGTGCACGATCTCGGTGCTGTCGCGGACCGCCATGATGTGCCGATCGTCAGCGCCAGCGAGCTGGACTTCGTCGGCGAGTGGCCCGACGATCTGTTCCCCGCGGTGCGCCGAAACCGACCCGCCGGGGTCAGGGACTTCGGCGAGCTGCTGGACTGCTACGCGGGACGGCGCCCCGCCGAGGTCGAGCTGAGCGCCGACGACGTGGCGTTCCTGGTGTACACGTCCGGTACCACCGGGCCGCCCAAGGGCGCCATGAACGTGCACCGCGGGGTCGTGTTCAGCTCCGAGAACTACCGGACGTGGTGCACGCTGACCACGGACGACGTGTGTCTCGGCATCGCGCCGCTGTTCCACGTCACGGGTCTCATCGCCCATATCGGGGTTTCCCTGCTGCTGCCGATGCCGTTGGTGCTCGGCTATCGCTTCCACCCGGTGGCGATCGCCCGGCTGGTGCAGCGGTACCGCGCGACCTGGGTCATGGGATCCATCACCGCCTACATCGCGCTCATGAACGAACCGCAGGTCGACGACTACGACCTCACCTCACTGTCCAAGCTGTGGAGCGGCGGGCAGGCGGTCTCGGCGGCGACGGTCGAGCAGCTCGAGGCGAAGTTCGGTGCCTACGTCCACAACCTGTACGGGCTGACGGAGGTCACCTCGGAGTCGCACGCCGTGCCCGCGACCCGTCGTGCCCCGGTCGATCCTCGTAGCGGTGCGCTCTCCGTCGGCCCTCCGGTCAGCGGATACGTCGTGCGCGTCGTGGACGAGGAAGGCGCGGACGTCCCGGCCGGTGAGGTCGGCGAGCTCGTCATGGAGAGCGACAGTGTCATCCCCGGATACTGGCGAAAGCCCGAGGAAACCGCGGACGCCATTCCCGCGGGCCGGCTCCACACCGGTGACGTCGGCTTCATGGACGCGGACGGCTGGTTCTACATCGTGGATCGGAAGAAAGACCTCATCGTCGCCTCCGGATTCAAGATCTGGCCGCGCGAGATCGAGGACGTGCTCTACCAGCATCCTGACGTTCGGGAAGCGGGAGCCGTGGGCGTTCCGGACGCCTACCGCGGCGAAACCGTCGCCGCCTTCGTCAGCCTCAAGTCGGAGGCCGCGACGACCCAGGAAGACCTGGTCGAGTTCTGCAAGGAGAGGATGGCCGCCTTCAAGTACCCGCGGATGCTCCGGATCGTCGACGAGATTCCGAAGAACCCGAACGGAAAGATCCTGCGTCGCACACTTCGCGAGTACGCGGCCGCAGCCGACCCGACCTGA
- a CDS encoding aldehyde dehydrogenase family protein encodes MTVETEKLYRSGAWVPSTGSGTIPVVDPSTEEVIGAVPEGTVDDVEEAVAAAREAFPEWAATTRPERAEYLRRLHDGLAKRAEEIAETISRDVGTPMRISSRIQAALPQTDVSTYVEILEGDEPEEKVGNSLVVREPVGVVAAITPWNYPLHQITAKIAPALAAGCTVVLKPSEVAPLVVRHLFEAIDEAGFPAGVINLVHGTGPVIGEALATHADVDMVSFTGSVRAGSRVAELAARTVKKVTLELGGKSANVLLDDADVAGAVKMGVANAFLNGGQTCTAWTRLVVPADRQDEVLELAKAAAEGFVPGDPLDPRTKLGPMVSAAQRERVRGYIRTGIEEGARLVTGGADAPEGRTTGFYVAPTVFGDVDPDSTIAQEEIFGPVLSVIPYRDDDEALAIANNSEYGLHGAVWSADQDRALAFARRVRTGQIDVNGGAYNAFAPFGGYKRSGVGREMGRPGLEEYQEIKSIQL; translated from the coding sequence ATGACCGTGGAGACCGAGAAGCTCTATCGCTCCGGTGCCTGGGTGCCGAGCACCGGCAGCGGCACGATTCCGGTGGTCGATCCGAGCACCGAGGAGGTCATCGGCGCGGTGCCGGAGGGCACCGTGGACGACGTCGAGGAGGCTGTCGCGGCCGCCCGGGAGGCGTTCCCGGAGTGGGCCGCGACGACGCGACCGGAACGTGCCGAGTACCTGCGCCGGCTGCACGACGGCTTGGCGAAGCGGGCGGAGGAGATCGCCGAGACGATCTCCAGGGACGTCGGTACCCCGATGCGGATCTCGAGCCGGATCCAGGCGGCGTTGCCGCAGACCGACGTCTCGACCTACGTCGAGATCCTCGAGGGCGACGAGCCGGAGGAGAAGGTCGGCAACTCCCTCGTCGTGCGGGAGCCGGTCGGTGTGGTCGCGGCGATCACCCCGTGGAACTACCCGTTGCACCAGATCACCGCCAAGATCGCACCTGCCCTCGCGGCGGGATGCACCGTCGTCCTCAAGCCGAGCGAGGTCGCGCCACTCGTGGTGCGGCACCTGTTCGAGGCGATCGACGAGGCCGGCTTCCCGGCGGGCGTGATCAACTTGGTGCACGGTACCGGCCCGGTCATCGGTGAGGCGCTGGCGACCCACGCCGACGTCGACATGGTGTCGTTCACCGGGTCGGTCCGGGCCGGCTCCCGGGTCGCGGAGCTGGCCGCGCGCACGGTGAAGAAGGTGACCCTCGAACTCGGCGGCAAGTCCGCGAACGTCCTGCTCGACGACGCCGACGTCGCGGGCGCGGTGAAGATGGGTGTGGCCAACGCCTTCCTCAACGGCGGCCAGACCTGCACCGCCTGGACCCGGCTCGTCGTCCCCGCCGACCGGCAGGACGAGGTGCTCGAGCTGGCCAAGGCTGCCGCCGAGGGCTTCGTCCCCGGTGACCCGCTCGACCCCAGGACCAAGCTGGGCCCGATGGTCTCCGCCGCCCAGCGCGAACGGGTCCGCGGCTACATCCGTACGGGCATCGAGGAGGGTGCCCGGCTCGTCACCGGTGGAGCCGATGCTCCGGAGGGCCGGACGACGGGCTTCTACGTGGCACCCACGGTGTTCGGTGACGTCGACCCGGACTCGACCATCGCCCAGGAGGAGATCTTCGGGCCGGTGCTGTCGGTGATCCCCTACCGGGACGACGACGAGGCGCTGGCGATCGCCAACAACTCCGAGTACGGCCTGCACGGTGCGGTGTGGTCGGCGGACCAGGATCGTGCGCTGGCCTTCGCCCGCAGGGTGCGCACCGGGCAGATCGACGTCAACGGTGGGGCCTACAACGCGTTCGCGCCGTTCGGCGGCTACAAGCGCTCCGGCGTCGGCCGGGAGATGGGCCGGCCCGGGCTCGAGGAGTACCAGGAGATCAAGTCCATCCAGCTCTGA
- a CDS encoding GntR family transcriptional regulator produces the protein MSEGTPSDSHRPSLDPGERLSPQIARLIRELIMNGEAKGHSWLRTEHLGSRFGVSATPVREALMSLHGEGLVSFHPGRGFQVVPMTRQDLLDLYDAQAHFAGELTSRAAPLLTDQDLELLQQMQQDLIRALEEGDGVGAESIEIGLHRVINVAADAPKLRWLLKSTTRYAPFRSWSSVPHWSTAAPDDHLLILRSLERRSATTAGAAMTAHIHNVADLLADHLMERGVLVEDHEAAPDRMRSHLADVSRRAGSRLPGRRDRPAPGSPPAR, from the coding sequence ATGAGCGAGGGCACTCCCTCCGACAGCCATCGCCCCTCACTCGATCCGGGCGAGCGGCTCAGCCCGCAGATCGCGCGCCTCATCCGCGAGCTGATCATGAATGGGGAGGCCAAGGGCCACTCGTGGTTGCGGACCGAGCATCTCGGATCGCGATTCGGGGTCAGCGCCACCCCGGTCCGTGAAGCACTGATGTCCTTGCACGGCGAGGGTCTGGTGTCCTTCCATCCCGGCCGCGGGTTCCAGGTCGTCCCGATGACGCGACAGGACCTCCTCGATCTCTACGACGCACAGGCCCACTTCGCCGGAGAGCTCACCTCGCGCGCCGCTCCGCTCCTCACCGACCAGGACCTCGAGCTCCTCCAGCAGATGCAGCAGGACCTGATCAGGGCACTCGAGGAGGGCGACGGCGTCGGCGCCGAGTCGATCGAGATCGGGTTGCACCGCGTCATCAACGTGGCCGCCGACGCGCCGAAGCTGCGCTGGCTGCTCAAGTCAACCACCCGTTACGCGCCGTTCCGGTCCTGGAGCAGCGTCCCGCACTGGTCGACCGCGGCCCCGGACGACCACCTGCTCATCCTGCGCAGCCTGGAGCGACGCAGCGCCACCACCGCCGGCGCAGCCATGACCGCGCACATCCACAACGTGGCCGATCTCCTCGCGGACCACCTCATGGAGCGCGGCGTGCTCGTGGAGGACCACGAGGCGGCGCCGGACAGGATGCGATCGCACCTGGCTGACGTCTCCCGCCGCGCCGGCTCGCGACTCCCCGGCCGCCGGGACCGGCCCGCTCCGGGATCCCCTCCGGCTCGCTGA
- a CDS encoding LLM class flavin-dependent oxidoreductase, whose protein sequence is MRLGYLTHVTGDEPGRAYRDTVDLAVQAEELGYDSFWVAQHHDGHLGGLLPSPLVLLAAVAERTRLIRLGTAVVALPLEDPRRLAEDATVLDVLSGRRLELGIGAGADPAAARRFGRSYDDRHAETVAALDVLLEHLPAALAEERTWWATASAVDAAADRGLGILSGKPPAGDARVVPDLARYWTYARGVPRVALSRPLPPGRSSGRIIDELLADPALPWAGELIVQAQPATAPAAVHREVLERTARHVRPFLGVAGPAHASPAPRIAR, encoded by the coding sequence ATGCGGCTCGGCTACCTCACCCACGTCACCGGGGACGAGCCCGGGCGGGCGTACCGCGATACCGTCGACCTGGCCGTGCAGGCCGAGGAGCTCGGCTACGACTCGTTCTGGGTCGCCCAGCACCACGACGGTCATCTCGGCGGGCTGCTGCCGTCTCCCCTGGTCCTGCTGGCCGCGGTGGCCGAGCGGACCCGGCTGATCCGCCTCGGCACCGCGGTCGTCGCGCTGCCGCTGGAGGATCCGCGCCGCCTCGCCGAGGACGCGACCGTGCTCGACGTGCTGTCCGGCCGGCGGCTGGAGCTCGGCATCGGCGCGGGCGCCGATCCCGCGGCTGCCCGGCGGTTCGGTCGCTCCTACGACGACCGGCACGCCGAGACCGTGGCCGCGCTCGACGTGCTGCTGGAGCACCTGCCGGCCGCCCTGGCCGAGGAGCGGACCTGGTGGGCGACCGCGTCCGCCGTCGACGCGGCCGCCGACCGGGGGCTCGGCATCCTGTCCGGGAAGCCGCCGGCCGGCGACGCCCGCGTGGTCCCCGATCTCGCGCGGTACTGGACCTACGCGCGCGGGGTACCGAGGGTCGCGCTGTCGCGGCCGCTGCCGCCCGGGCGCTCCAGCGGGCGGATCATCGACGAGCTGCTCGCCGATCCCGCGCTGCCGTGGGCCGGGGAGCTCATCGTGCAGGCGCAGCCGGCGACCGCGCCCGCGGCCGTGCACCGGGAGGTGCTGGAGCGGACGGCCCGCCACGTGCGGCCGTTCCTCGGGGTGGCGGGGCCGGCGCACGCCTCGCCGGCGCCGCGGATCGCGAGGTAG
- a CDS encoding N-acyl homoserine lactonase family protein, producing MADDKIKVTILPTGTMHADLTWLLIDPSRMATQQSPDKKKDWVEVPTHAVFIEHPDGKKLLWDTGVPRNWEERWGPTGLDQFFPVDATTEDMWLDSRLKQLGLEAGDIDYLLLSHLHLDHAANAQFWNGTDTTIVVDEAEKEGAFSFDGYNKGAHIKSDYDGLELTTINEDTEILPGVTLLRTPGHTWGTLSLQVDLKDTGTMIFASDSLYRSESFGPPPIAAGIVYDTVAWFNSVEKIRSIQEKTDAQVVFGHDPVQFTELKLGPGNSYT from the coding sequence GTGGCAGATGACAAGATCAAGGTGACGATCCTGCCGACGGGCACGATGCACGCGGACCTGACGTGGCTGTTGATCGACCCGTCGCGGATGGCGACTCAGCAGAGCCCGGACAAGAAGAAGGACTGGGTCGAGGTTCCGACTCATGCCGTCTTCATCGAGCACCCTGACGGCAAGAAGCTGCTGTGGGACACGGGGGTGCCCCGGAACTGGGAAGAGCGCTGGGGGCCGACCGGCCTCGACCAGTTCTTCCCGGTCGACGCCACGACCGAGGACATGTGGCTGGACTCCCGCCTCAAGCAGCTCGGGCTCGAGGCGGGCGACATCGACTACCTCCTGCTCTCGCACCTGCACCTCGACCACGCCGCCAACGCCCAGTTCTGGAACGGCACAGACACGACCATCGTCGTCGACGAGGCCGAGAAGGAGGGCGCGTTCAGCTTCGACGGCTACAACAAGGGCGCTCACATCAAGTCCGACTACGACGGCCTCGAGCTGACCACCATCAACGAGGACACCGAGATCCTCCCGGGGGTCACGCTCCTGCGCACCCCGGGCCACACCTGGGGGACGCTGTCGCTGCAGGTGGACCTCAAGGACACCGGGACGATGATCTTCGCCTCGGACTCGCTGTACCGCAGCGAGAGCTTCGGGCCGCCCCCGATCGCGGCCGGCATCGTCTACGACACCGTGGCCTGGTTCAACTCCGTGGAGAAGATCCGCAGCATCCAGGAGAAGACCGACGCCCAGGTCGTCTTCGGCCACGACCCGGTGCAGTTCACCGAGCTCAAGCTGGGCCCGGGCAACTCCTACACCTGA
- a CDS encoding long-chain fatty acid--CoA ligase — protein MESLMMDRQLLLSSLLWRTERLFHDKKIITRLGDGQYHSYTYREYGRRVRKLANALGKLGVEHGDRVATLGWNHYRHMETYFAVPGTGAVLHTVNLRLFPEQQRYTINHVEDQVLFFDPDQLSVVEELVDLGIPTVKAFVVFGDTVPETRLSNVHAYEELIAGESDRYEFPEFDEHDAAAICFTSATTGDPKGVVYSHRGMVLQAMCLAMHDKLGMSEDQVWLEVAPMFHCNGWNIPHTALLQGSTLVLPGVHPQPIDYVQMISDLKITGMNAAVTIGTLMRDAVVSSGRDWDLSSLTTIWLGGQAPSKAIMQWWEEQYGTYITQGWGMTENTPQICFSAIKSTLRDGATEDELLALRQKQGQPIPLVQIKIIGPEDTELPWDGESVGDFWVRSPFTASEYYKDDRTAESMVDGWFRTGDVGAIDPDGYVILKDRSKDLIKSGGEWISSIDLENALMAHPKVREATVVNIPDEKWLERPLACVVATDESLTEDELREHLSVDFAKWSIPDRFLFVREVPKTGVGKYDKKIVRNLYADGGFEAVESKLG, from the coding sequence ATGGAGAGCTTGATGATGGACCGCCAGCTACTGCTCAGCTCCCTGCTGTGGCGCACCGAGCGGCTCTTCCATGACAAGAAGATCATCACCAGACTCGGCGACGGCCAGTACCACAGCTACACCTACCGCGAGTACGGCCGGCGGGTCCGCAAGCTCGCCAACGCCCTGGGCAAGCTCGGGGTCGAGCACGGCGACCGGGTCGCCACGCTGGGCTGGAACCACTACCGGCACATGGAGACCTACTTCGCCGTGCCCGGCACCGGGGCGGTGCTGCACACGGTCAACCTGCGGCTGTTCCCCGAGCAGCAGCGTTACACGATCAACCACGTCGAGGACCAGGTGCTGTTCTTCGATCCGGACCAGCTGTCCGTGGTCGAGGAGCTGGTGGACCTCGGGATCCCGACGGTCAAGGCGTTCGTGGTCTTCGGCGACACGGTGCCCGAGACCCGGCTGAGCAACGTCCACGCCTACGAGGAGCTGATCGCCGGCGAGTCCGACCGGTACGAGTTCCCCGAGTTCGACGAGCACGACGCCGCCGCGATCTGCTTCACCTCGGCGACCACCGGCGACCCGAAGGGCGTCGTCTACAGCCACCGCGGCATGGTCCTGCAGGCGATGTGCCTGGCCATGCACGACAAGCTCGGCATGAGCGAGGACCAGGTCTGGCTCGAGGTCGCCCCGATGTTCCACTGCAACGGGTGGAACATCCCGCACACGGCCCTGCTGCAGGGCAGCACCCTGGTCCTCCCCGGAGTGCACCCGCAGCCGATCGACTACGTGCAGATGATCTCGGACCTGAAGATCACCGGCATGAACGCCGCGGTCACGATCGGCACGCTGATGCGGGACGCCGTCGTGTCCTCCGGAAGGGACTGGGACCTCAGCAGCCTCACGACGATCTGGCTCGGGGGCCAGGCGCCGTCCAAGGCGATCATGCAATGGTGGGAGGAGCAGTACGGCACCTACATCACCCAGGGCTGGGGCATGACCGAGAACACCCCCCAGATCTGCTTCTCGGCCATCAAGAGCACGCTGCGCGACGGAGCGACCGAGGACGAGCTGCTGGCCTTGCGCCAGAAGCAGGGTCAGCCGATCCCGCTGGTCCAGATCAAGATCATCGGCCCGGAGGATACCGAGCTGCCGTGGGACGGCGAGAGCGTCGGCGACTTCTGGGTCCGGTCGCCGTTCACCGCCAGCGAGTACTACAAGGACGACCGCACCGCCGAGAGCATGGTCGACGGCTGGTTCCGCACCGGCGACGTCGGCGCCATCGACCCCGACGGCTACGTGATCCTCAAGGACCGCTCGAAGGACCTCATCAAGTCCGGCGGTGAGTGGATCTCCTCGATCGACCTCGAGAACGCCCTGATGGCGCACCCGAAGGTGCGCGAGGCGACCGTGGTCAACATCCCGGACGAGAAGTGGCTGGAGCGTCCGCTGGCCTGCGTGGTGGCGACCGACGAGTCGCTGACCGAGGACGAACTGCGCGAGCACCTGTCAGTCGACTTCGCGAAGTGGTCGATCCCGGACCGTTTCCTGTTCGTCAGGGAGGTCCCGAAGACCGGCGTCGGCAAGTACGACAAGAAGATCGTCCGCAACCTCTACGCCGACGGCGGCTTCGAGGCCGTCGAGTCGAAGCTGGGCTGA